The genomic interval CTATAGATGAAAAAAGAAACAAAAAATCTAAACTTATTCTATAAGATTGAATATAAAATAATTGAAATCCTTTATCATTCACAATGATGGTTCATCTTGCATTATTAATCATGACCTATAAAGCAGTAAAAATCTATTAATTATAAAGCTACGAGATTCCTCAATCTCTTAAAAAAAATTATATCGGAATGAATATACTGACTGTTCTTATTTCAATTCTTGTATATTGCATTTACAAATAAATATTATGAAAATAAACTTATTGTCTTGTGATGCACAAAGACCAGATAAGAGAGCTATTGCTAGATGTATTGTAGAAATTTCGATGAACATTTCTGAATCTTTATCTAATGAACTTACAGAAATACTTTTAGAAGGTGACGTTGTAGATATTGAAATGGAAGATAAAAATACTGGTTCTTCTTTAAGAGCACTAAGAAAATTAAGTATTGATTACGAAATCATAGAATAAAAAACAGATGAAAAAAATTACCTTATTATCTATTTGTCTCTTTTTTATGACTTCCTACGCGCAACAAAAAAAGATGTGGGCCAAGTCTTTTTTAAATAAAAAAGCACCAGAATTAGTGGTTAGTAAATGGTTAACGGATAAACCTGAAACGGAAGGTAAATTTGTTTTAATCGATTTTTGGGCAACTTGGTGTGGACCTTGTGTAAAAGGTATTCCAGAAATGAATTCTTTTTATAAAGAGTTTGCTAAAGAGATGGTGGTTATTGGTCTCAGTAATGAATCTACGGCTAAAATTGAACGTTTTAATAAAGCTAAAATTGAATATTATAGTGCGATTGATAGAAGAGCTAGACTTAATAGAGCCTTAGAAATTAAAGGAATTCCGCATTGTATAATTATTGATCCTAATGGGATTGTTGTTTGGGAAGGTTGGCCTCAACTAAAAGGTTTTGAGTTGACTTCGGAAGTTATACAAGGGCTTATTGATGCTTATAAAGCTTAAATAAGTAAACTAGTTTAACTCTTATTGAAGCATTTGTTTGAGCTCTTTTTTATTATTTCTCTAATTAAAAAAAAGTGAGTGTCTTTCCACTACACTCAAGATAACCTCATAACAAGAAATAGCTTCAAATAAAAATATTTATATGAAGCTATTTTAAAAAAATCAGATTGAATATATGGTTATTCAAATTTATCCATAACAGCATCACTTACTCCCATGTTAGAGAATCCGCCATCGTGAAATAAATTTTGTAAAGTTACTTTCTTGGTTAAATCAGAGAAAAGTGAAATGGTATAATCTGCACAATCTGCCGCAGAAGCATTACCTAACGGACTCATTTTTTCAGAAAAATTGATAAATCCATCGAAACCTTTTACGCCATTTCCGGCAGTAGTTGGCGTTGGTGATTGAGAAATGGTATTCACTCTCACTTTAAAATCACGACCAAAATAGTAGCCAAAACTACGTGCAATAGACTCTAAATACGCTTTATTATCTGCCATATCATTATAATCTGGAAATACTCTTTGCGCCGCCATATAAGTTAAGGCAACGATAGACCCCCACTCTTTCATAGCTTTTTTATGATACAAAACATTTAAAACTTTGTGAAAAGAGACCGCAGAAACATCCCAACCTTTTTCAGTAAAATCGTAATTTGGATCTGTATAAGCTTTCTTTTTTCTAACATTTACAGACATACCAATAGAATGTAATACAAAGTCGATTTGACCACCTAGAATCTCCATAGATTTTTCTATCAAGTTTTCTAGATCTTCTATTGAAGTTGCATCTGCAGGAATAATTTGAGAATTTGTGTTCTTTGCTAAAACATCTAATTCACCCATTCTAATAGAAGCTGGTGCATTAGTTAACACAAACTCTGCTCCTTCTTCATGTGCTCTTTGTGCCGTTTTCCAAGCGATAGAATTTTCGTTTAAAGCACCAAAAATAATTCCTTTTTTTCCTTTTAGTAAGTTGTACATGTTGTTAGTGTTTGTTTTATGAGATTTCTCATTAGTTTATCTTGAGCGAAGTCGAAAGGCTAAAAAGCTCATTTCGAAATGACATTATAAACTTTTAAGTTTTATATAAACTAATTCAATAATTCTTTTGCGTGGGTAAGTGCAGAGTCAGAGATATCTTTACCACTTAGCATTTCTGCAATTTCTTTAATTCTTTCATCTGTAGATAAAAGTTTTAAATTGGTTGTGGTTACTCCTTTTACTTCCTGTTTATACACTTTGTAATGATTCGCTCCTTTTGCAGCAATTTGCGGTAAATGCGTAATAGCAATTACTTGCATATTAGCACTCATTTTTTGCATAATTGCGGCTATTTTATTTGAAACTTCACCAGAAACTCCAGTATCAATTTCATCAAAAATAATGGTTGGTAATTGTGTGTTTTCTGATAAAATTGTTTTTACAGACAACATAATTCTAGACAATTCTCCACCAGAAGCTACTTTTTTCAATTCTCCAAAACTACCTCCTTTGTTTGCAGAAAAAAGAAATTCTAATTCGTCTTTTCCGTTTGCAAAATAATTTTTAGTTTGTTTTATTTTTATTGAAAAACGAGCGTTTTCCATACCTAAATCAGACAATAAAGCTTGTAGTTCTTTATTTAATTTAGGAATTGACTTTGTTCTTGCATTCGAAATTAAATCGGCAACTTTATCTAATTTTAAAGAAATTTCATCTATCTCCTTTTGCTTCTCAATAATGACTTCGTCTGCAGACTCTACTTGCGCTACTTTTTTTGAAAGTTCTTCGAAAACTTTAAGTAATTCTACATTATTACTTACTGTATGTTTCTTCTGTAAATTATATAGTAATTGTAATCTATCGTTAATTTCTTCTGCTTCATTCGGATTAAAATCTACATTTTCATTAGCGTCTTCTAACTCAGAAACAATATCATCGATTTCAATCTTCACAGAAGTAACTCTTTCTGAAAGTACTTGATATTCTTTAGAGAATGTTGCAATTTTAGACAATCTATTTTCTAATGTATTTAGCAAATTCTGAATTCCGATTTCTTCATTCACCGTAATTTCTAAAGCTTCCGATAAATTCCCTTTTATATCTTCTATATTATTCAGCTTTTCTAAACGTTCCTCTAAATCATCTTGTTCTTCCGCCTTAATTTTAGCTTCTTCTAACTCTTTAAAAAGATGCAAATTGTATTCGTATTGTTGATTAGCTTCTTTCTGTTGGTCTTTTAATTTAGAAAATTCTCTCTTTAATTTACTTAACTGCGAAAAACCACGTTTGTAAGAAGCTATTTTTGCTGTATTTTTTGCTAAAGCATCTAAAATTGAAAACTGAAAAAGATTGTCTGATAATTCTATGGTTTGATGCTGAGAATGCACATCAATCAATTTTGTTCTTAATTTATTTAAAACAGACAACGTTACGGGCGTATCATTTACAAAAGCTCTAGACTTACCAGATGGTAAAATCTCTCTTCTAATAATGGTTTCTGCTTCGTAATCTAAATCTACTTCGTTAAAAAATTCTTCTAAATTGTAATTCGCAATAGCAACTTTAGCTTCTACAACACATTTAGTGCTTGTATCTTTTAAGGATGATAAATCTGCTCTGTTACCCAAAACCAATCCTAAAGCTCCTAAAAGTATAGATTTACCTGCTCCGGTTTCACCTGTAATAATAGATAAACCTGAAGAAAAATCAATAGATAAGTGATTGATTAATGCGTAGTTATTAATGGAAAGTTGTGTTAACAAATGCTCGAAATTTTAGAAGCTAAAATTAAGGAAAATTGTATCAAGAATAAACAATAATTATAAGGAATGTTTTACTTAATATTTTTCCACTTAGGATTGTTATTCGGAGATATTTTTTTCACTATTTCAACCAGTCTATTTTTATTTCTAGAAGCAGCATCATCCGTATATAGATTTACAATTTCATCTGCTTTAGCATCAAAAAACACACGGATTAGATAATTACCAACTGTTTTATTATAGATACTTTCTAAAGAGATTACCGCCTCTTCCATGTTTTGTTTCGCAATACCATTGTTTAAAGAAAACTCATCTAATCCTTTTCTATGATACGTATAAGTAGCGGTTCTGTATGCTGAAAGCTTTGGTGATAAGAAACTATCAATCAATAAAAATCTATTTTGCTTTCCTACTACATTTTGCCAAGAAGCAATTCCACTTTGCTGCGCTTGTAACATTACATTCTCTGCAACTCTAAAAGACGACTCTCCACCATTTCTTTTAAAAGTGTCTGCATCCGCTCCCAAAACAATGTTTGCATAAAAAACAATGGTAGAGATTAAATTACTATCATAAGAATTTTTATTAAAAATTAATGGGTCGAACTCATTGTATTTAAAATTGAAATCGTTGTCTTTTAAATTTAATATAGGTGATGCGTATGTAGAACCAAAAACGGGTCTTGTAGATTGAACTTGTATGGTTGCATTAAAATTATTTGCATCTCTAGAAGTGATAATAATTGTAAAAGCACAATCTATTCTTTCTTCTGGCTTTACCTCGTTATTTGTCCATTTGGTTTGATTTACAAACTCTGACAAAGATTTTTCTAAAGTTTTAAAAACCTGAGTATTTGAACCTTGAACCTGGTTGTAGTTTACAGTTACCAAGCAATTCAATTCTTGTGCTTTTAACACAGAAACCGAAAATAAAAACAGAAAAAAGAATATAAGTTTACGCATTCGTTTTATTTTTTACTGTTTGGTCGAGCGCAGTCGAGACCTAAACTAAAACCTCCCGACTGCGCTCGAGGAGACTAGAAATTTTAAGAAATATTCTTTAAAATTTCATTCATAATATCTTTGGCCACTTCCTCTTTCGATTTTAATTCGAATGATTTTTCAGTCAAATCTTTATCAATAATAGTAACTTTATTTGTGTCTGTAGCAAAACCAGCACCTTTATCTTGCAAAGAATTTAAAACAATAGCATCTAAGTTCTTACGTTTTAGTTTCCCTTTTGCATTTTCTAGCTCATTATTGGTTTCTAAAGCAAAACCAACTAAAAATTGATTTTCTTTAATTTCACCTAAGGATGCTAAAATATCTTTTGTTGGTTCTAACTCAATCTCTAACGCAGAAGTAGTCTTTTTTATTTTCTGAGTTGCTATATTTTTTGGTCTATAATCTGCAACCGCAGCAGAAAGAATAGCAATATCTACTTCTTTAAAGTATTTGTGAGCAGCATTGTACATTTCATCTGCAGAAACCACACTTATTCTATGTACTAAAGAATGATTTATTTTTTGATGACTTGGACCAGAAATTAAAAAAACCTCTGCACCTAAATTAGCCGCTGCATTCGCAATTGCAAAGCCCATTTTACCAGAAGAATGATTTCCTATAAAACGTACAGGATCTATTGCTTCATACGTTGGACCAGCAGTCAATAAAAGTTTTTTTCCTTTTAAAGGTAATTTTGATAAAATATCATTTTCTATAAATGACACAATATCTTCTGGCTCTGCCATTCTTCCTTCACCAACTAAACCACTTGCTAACTCACCAGAAGTTGCAGGGATAATTGTATTTCCAAAAGATTTTAATTTCTGTAAACTTTCTTTGGTTGATGGATGGATGTACATATCCAAATCCATTGCAGGCGCAAAATAAATAGGACATTTTGCAGATAAATAGACTGCTAATAATAAATTATCGCAAGTACCATTTGCCATTTTAGACATCGTATTTGCAGTTGCCGGAGCAACTACCATATAATCTGCCCAAAGACCTAAATCTACATGATTATTCCAAAGCTCATTTTCTTCATCCTCCTTATTATAAAAAGTAGAATAAACAGGGTTCTTAGAAAGTGTGGAAAGTGTGAGAGGTGTTATAAAATCTTTAGACGCAGGAGTCATAATAACTTTGACCTCTGCGCCTAATTTTATAAATAAACGGACTAAACCAGCCGTTTTGTATGCAGCAATTCCAGCAGTAATTCCTAATAAAATTTTTTTACCACTTAAAACAGACATTATTCTGTTTCTGGAGTTCTAAAATAAACTTTACCGTTTAACCACTCTTCCATAGCCATAGCTGTTGGTTTTGGTAATCTTTCGTAAAATTTAGAAACTTCTATTTGCTCTTTATTTTCAAAAACTTCTTCTAAACTATCGTTATAAGTCGCAAACTCTTCTAATTTATCAACCAATTCTTTCTTTAAATCACCGTTGATTTGATTTGCTCTTTTGGCAATAATAGAAATAGCTTCATAAATATTTTGTGTAGGAGCTTCTACTTCATTCTTATTATAAGTAATAGTACTTAAAGGTGCCTTTGTATCTTTATAATCCATAATTAATTATTATTTCTTTTTTGAATTTTGAACTTCAACCTGTTTTGCAATCAATGCATCAATTCTTACTTGTTCTTTTTGTAAGGTCGCTAACATTATATTTGAATCTTCCATAAATTGAGATTCTGGGTAATTTCTTTTTAACTTATCGTATGCATCTATTGCATCCTTTATACGTTCAGGTTTTCTTCTATCATAACTTTTTAACACAAAGTCATGTGCCGCTTTTAACCTGTAATATAATGCCTCTTCTTTAAATTCAGAACCTAAAAAATCTGCTAATAAATTATCAAAAGCCTGTATTGCCGCTTTATAATTTCTTAAATCATATTCTGCTGTTCTATAATACGTTTTAGCAATTTCGAAATATTTTTTCTGAAGCTTATACCTTAATTCTTTATAATGTTGGTTCGCTTCTTCTATTTTATCAGAATCTGGGTACGTATTTATAAAACTTTGAAAAGCGTCTAATGCCTTATTTGTATCCGTTGGATCTAAACTAAAACTAGGAGAAGCCAATTTATAGCTATACGCTGATAAAAAAGCTGCTTCCTCAAGCTTAGAACTTTTAGGATAATTCTTTGCAAAACGATCAAAATAATAACCAGACATGCTATAATTCTTCTCGTTAAAATTAGACTGTGCTACCATAAATTGGATACGCTCCATTTGTGGTTTCCCTCTATAAGTTGGTGTAATTTTCTCAAACAAACGCAAAGCTTTACTAAACTTATTGCTTTCGTACAATTTCACAGCCATTTTATACTGCTCTTCCGTAGTACCTTTGTTTAAAACTTTTTGATATTCCCCACATGAAAATAATACAAGTGAGAACATCAATAAACACGCTAAATTTTTAATTTTTTGCATCGTGCAAAATTAGTGATTAAATATGGATAATAAAAGAATTTATTTTTTCTCAAATAATTCTTCCCTTTTAGCTCCTAAAACAACTTTAGGATAACTGTTTCAATGAAAGTTCTAAACACACAGTATTAAGAATAACACATGAAACTAAAACGCTTTTTTTGACAATAAATTATGTCATACAATAACGACACAAAAGACGCAAAAAAAGCGATTAGTTGTTACTAAAAGTTTGTTAATATTATTGTTGCGTAGGTGCAGCTGCTGTAATTAACTGTTTAATATCATTATCAAACAGGTAAAAACCACCTTTATCATCACCAATTAACTTTATTTTATCTAAGATGTTTCTAGCCAATGCTTCTTCTTCTATTTGTTCAGAAACATACCATTGTAAGAAATTATGAGTAGCATAATCTTTTTCTTGTAGGCAAATATCTACTAAATCATTTATGCATGCAGAAACATGAACTTCATGATTAAATAATTCTTGAAACATTTCTTTAAATTCACCAAATTCCACCGGAGGTGCATCTAATGCTGATACTATTGCATGACCACCGCGTTCATTTATAAATTTCACCAACTTTAACATGTGCATTCTTTCTTCGTCTGAATGTGCGTACATAAACTGTGCAACGCCTTCAAAACCTAAAACTTCTGCCCAAGAAGCCATTGACAAATATATTTGAGAAGACTGTGCTTCTACTCTAATTTGTTCGTTTAATGCTTTTTCTATAACTGGTGATAACATATTTTCTATTTAAAGTTCGCTACAAATTTAGCAATTTTAGATTGAAGTTCTGCACTTGCTTGCACTAAAGGTAAACGAACATCGTTTTTACAAAGACCTAACTCCTGTAAAACAGTTTTTATACCTGCAGGATTATTCTCTTCAAAAATATAATCTACAACATCCATCATTTTATAATGAATAGCATATCCTTCTTTATTATTACCTTGTAAACCGTGGTTTATCATTGCAGAAAATTCTTTAGGAAAAGCTTGTCCGATTACAGAAATTACTCCAGAACCTCCTGCCAAGGCAACGCCTAAAGCCATATCATCATCTCCAGAAATAATTAAAAAATCTGCTGGTTTGTCTTTTAACAATGTATAATATTGTTGTTGGTTATTACCTGCTTCTTTAATAGCTACTATATTATCAAATTCATTCGCCAAACGTATTGTGGTTGCAGGCTCCATGTTTTTTGCAGTTCTACCAGGAACATTATATAAAATAATTGGTAAATCTGTAGCTTGTGCAATGGCTTTAAAATGCTGATAAAAGCCTTCTTGCGTTGGCTTACTATAATAAGGAGCAACAGATAGAATACCGTCTAAACCTGTAAAATCTCTTGTTTGTAATTCTTCTATAACTAAAGCAGTGTTATTACCTCCAACACCTAAAACCAAAGGCAAACGTTTATTATTTGTCTTAATAATAACATTAATTATTTCTTGTTTTTCTTCTTTAGTAATGGTTGCACTTTCTGCGGTTGTACCATTGATAACTAAATAATCTGTTCCGTTATCGATGTTAAAATTCACCAATTTTACAAGTGCATCAAAATCTACACTTAAATCTTCTTTAAAAGGTGTTATCAACGCAACTCCAGTTCCAATAAATTTCTGCATTATTATGTATTTTATAAGGCGTAAAATTACAATTTAATGCTGAATTTCATCACTAAAAAAACAATTCTTACCAAGAATAAACAACTTTATTATTAAAGTTTAATTTTTTAGTTTTTTAAGAATTTGTAGGTATTTTTTTAATTCTGATGAAAACGCTTCTACATGTGCTGTACTTTCGGAAATTTCTAATTCATACAATTTAGAATTCACTCCAGAAAAACCGGCTTTAAAAGTAGCATTAGATTGTAAAACGGCAGTTTCTAAATACAAATTAGCTTCACTAAAATAACCTATTAATAAGTCGAATGGTTCTTCTAAAAAACTTTTAAAACTAGGTTCAATATAAATCCCTTTCCAATTGATATCTTTTTGTGTAAAGTATTTAAAGGAAGTATCTTTTGTAGCATCACTTTTCTTAAAACTATATATTCTAACATTTTTAACGCCTAGAACAGCTTCTATTTTTGCTTGTAAATCTATACTTAAAGAAATACTTGCCGTTGTTAAAATACCCACAGATTTAATTTCCTTTTGAGAAACATTTCTGCGTTCAGATACTTGTTTGATATTTTTATCAAACTTTTTTTTGATACTGGATTCTTTTAACTTCAAAAAATTCATTCTTAAAATAGATTATCTTGATAAAAATTAGAAATTAATTCTACTTAATTTCTAATAAAATAAATTGATTTAATTGTTTTCCATACACCTGAAAATTATCATCAGCAACTAAAAGTAAAGATTGATTTCCATTTTCTAATTTTGGACCCAATGTAATACCTTCTATGTTATCGATTATTCCATCTGTTAGCTGATCTTTAACCTCTTCAAAATTTAATAACAAACGCTTTTTAAGCGGAATAAAATCCGACTCTTTTAAAGCATCAATATTTAAAATATTCGTAGTTTCTTTATCGATTACTGCTTCAAAAATTCTCACAATATTCCCATAAGAACCATAACCACTTTGATACGTTCTTTCAATAATAAAAAAGTGATTTTCTTTATACTCTAAGATCGATGTTAATCCGTTTAAATTAATATTTCCTTTAGATGGTTTTGTAATATGTTCTAATTGATACGCATACTGCTTTGTCGCTTTTTTTGATGTTTTATCAAAATACGTAATTCTAATTGGTGATGATGCTTTTGTAAAAGTAGGATCTTCTCCATCTGATTTTAAAGGACCTTCCATTGCTACCCAAAATCCTTTTCCGTCTATGCTTTTAGAAGAACCTTCAAAAACGGCATTGTGTTTTATATTATTAGTATCACTTAAGTTTTTAGGAAGCTCATAAGCTTCTACAAAATTTCCGTTTAAATCTGTTTTAAAAACAGTCGGACTTTTACCGTTATTAATAGATCCTTCTCCAACAAAATATACCTCTTCGGTTTCTGCTTCTACAAAAATGGATTCCAAATCTAAAGCGTTTTCTTTATAATAAGACGCTGTAGTATCATTTAGTAAAACAACCTGTTTTAAATCTACAGCTTCTATTTTATTTTGTTTGATCTTAATTTCTGCTTTTACAAAACGAGGATTTCTAGCATCATCTACTACAAAATAATATTCTCCGTTTGCATAATCCACACCAGACAAACCACCAATAATTGAGTTTTGAAATGCTATTGAATCTGCTAAAACAAATTCATCTAAAAAATTTAATTCGGTTGCTTTTTCATGTTTACAAGAACAAAAAACAAGACAACCTAAAATACCTAAAACAATACTTTTCATAATTTTAATTTTGAAAAAGACCTTTCAAATTAAAAAAATGAAAGGTCAAATATCATAAAACACTACAACTTTCTTCTGTTATCTTCAGATTGCGTATCTATTAACTTATTGTAAGGATCTACTCCTACCTCAATCGGTTTTTCATCAACAATAATTGTAATTTTATTATTGATCTCTGTAATCTTATGCTTCTTTAAATATAGTTCTTTTTCTTTCTTTTCTCCATCAACTTCTTCTTGCGCAAAAATACCAATATCAATATAATCTGCCAACGGAACTGATAAAATAGGTTTTTTCATATCATCCGTTTGATACGTTAAAGTATCTCCTACTTTTTCACCATAATAGCGTTTTCCTTTTTCATCATTTCTATATTTAGAAACTTCAAATTCTATTTCTACTTCGTATTTTCCGTTGTCTAGTTCTGTAGATTTTACTTCTAAAATTTGGTTTCTGTACAACGTAATGGTTTCAAACATATCTTTAATTACATATTGTAAAGAGTCTGGTGTTACTTCTCTAATATAATTTACCATTTCTACAGAAGTTGTATATGGAGCT from Polaribacter sejongensis carries:
- a CDS encoding ferritin; the protein is MLSPVIEKALNEQIRVEAQSSQIYLSMASWAEVLGFEGVAQFMYAHSDEERMHMLKLVKFINERGGHAIVSALDAPPVEFGEFKEMFQELFNHEVHVSACINDLVDICLQEKDYATHNFLQWYVSEQIEEEALARNILDKIKLIGDDKGGFYLFDNDIKQLITAAAPTQQ
- a CDS encoding TlpA family protein disulfide reductase, which encodes MKKITLLSICLFFMTSYAQQKKMWAKSFLNKKAPELVVSKWLTDKPETEGKFVLIDFWATWCGPCVKGIPEMNSFYKEFAKEMVVIGLSNESTAKIERFNKAKIEYYSAIDRRARLNRALEIKGIPHCIIIDPNGIVVWEGWPQLKGFELTSEVIQGLIDAYKA
- the recN gene encoding DNA repair protein RecN, encoding MLTQLSINNYALINHLSIDFSSGLSIITGETGAGKSILLGALGLVLGNRADLSSLKDTSTKCVVEAKVAIANYNLEEFFNEVDLDYEAETIIRREILPSGKSRAFVNDTPVTLSVLNKLRTKLIDVHSQHQTIELSDNLFQFSILDALAKNTAKIASYKRGFSQLSKLKREFSKLKDQQKEANQQYEYNLHLFKELEEAKIKAEEQDDLEERLEKLNNIEDIKGNLSEALEITVNEEIGIQNLLNTLENRLSKIATFSKEYQVLSERVTSVKIEIDDIVSELEDANENVDFNPNEAEEINDRLQLLYNLQKKHTVSNNVELLKVFEELSKKVAQVESADEVIIEKQKEIDEISLKLDKVADLISNARTKSIPKLNKELQALLSDLGMENARFSIKIKQTKNYFANGKDELEFLFSANKGGSFGELKKVASGGELSRIMLSVKTILSENTQLPTIIFDEIDTGVSGEVSNKIAAIMQKMSANMQVIAITHLPQIAAKGANHYKVYKQEVKGVTTTNLKLLSTDERIKEIAEMLSGKDISDSALTHAKELLN
- a CDS encoding outer membrane protein assembly factor BamD encodes the protein MQKIKNLACLLMFSLVLFSCGEYQKVLNKGTTEEQYKMAVKLYESNKFSKALRLFEKITPTYRGKPQMERIQFMVAQSNFNEKNYSMSGYYFDRFAKNYPKSSKLEEAAFLSAYSYKLASPSFSLDPTDTNKALDAFQSFINTYPDSDKIEEANQHYKELRYKLQKKYFEIAKTYYRTAEYDLRNYKAAIQAFDNLLADFLGSEFKEEALYYRLKAAHDFVLKSYDRRKPERIKDAIDAYDKLKRNYPESQFMEDSNIMLATLQKEQVRIDALIAKQVEVQNSKKK
- the coaBC gene encoding bifunctional phosphopantothenoylcysteine decarboxylase/phosphopantothenate--cysteine ligase CoaBC; amino-acid sequence: MSVLSGKKILLGITAGIAAYKTAGLVRLFIKLGAEVKVIMTPASKDFITPLTLSTLSKNPVYSTFYNKEDEENELWNNHVDLGLWADYMVVAPATANTMSKMANGTCDNLLLAVYLSAKCPIYFAPAMDLDMYIHPSTKESLQKLKSFGNTIIPATSGELASGLVGEGRMAEPEDIVSFIENDILSKLPLKGKKLLLTAGPTYEAIDPVRFIGNHSSGKMGFAIANAAANLGAEVFLISGPSHQKINHSLVHRISVVSADEMYNAAHKYFKEVDIAILSAAVADYRPKNIATQKIKKTTSALEIELEPTKDILASLGEIKENQFLVGFALETNNELENAKGKLKRKNLDAIVLNSLQDKGAGFATDTNKVTIIDKDLTEKSFELKSKEEVAKDIMNEILKNIS
- the dapA gene encoding 4-hydroxy-tetrahydrodipicolinate synthase, with amino-acid sequence MQKFIGTGVALITPFKEDLSVDFDALVKLVNFNIDNGTDYLVINGTTAESATITKEEKQEIINVIIKTNNKRLPLVLGVGGNNTALVIEELQTRDFTGLDGILSVAPYYSKPTQEGFYQHFKAIAQATDLPIILYNVPGRTAKNMEPATTIRLANEFDNIVAIKEAGNNQQQYYTLLKDKPADFLIISGDDDMALGVALAGGSGVISVIGQAFPKEFSAMINHGLQGNNKEGYAIHYKMMDVVDYIFEENNPAGIKTVLQELGLCKNDVRLPLVQASAELQSKIAKFVANFK
- a CDS encoding esterase-like activity of phytase family protein, which gives rise to MKSIVLGILGCLVFCSCKHEKATELNFLDEFVLADSIAFQNSIIGGLSGVDYANGEYYFVVDDARNPRFVKAEIKIKQNKIEAVDLKQVVLLNDTTASYYKENALDLESIFVEAETEEVYFVGEGSINNGKSPTVFKTDLNGNFVEAYELPKNLSDTNNIKHNAVFEGSSKSIDGKGFWVAMEGPLKSDGEDPTFTKASSPIRITYFDKTSKKATKQYAYQLEHITKPSKGNINLNGLTSILEYKENHFFIIERTYQSGYGSYGNIVRIFEAVIDKETTNILNIDALKESDFIPLKKRLLLNFEEVKDQLTDGIIDNIEGITLGPKLENGNQSLLLVADDNFQVYGKQLNQFILLEIK
- a CDS encoding DUF6913 domain-containing protein, which produces MNFLKLKESSIKKKFDKNIKQVSERRNVSQKEIKSVGILTTASISLSIDLQAKIEAVLGVKNVRIYSFKKSDATKDTSFKYFTQKDINWKGIYIEPSFKSFLEEPFDLLIGYFSEANLYLETAVLQSNATFKAGFSGVNSKLYELEISESTAHVEAFSSELKKYLQILKKLKN
- a CDS encoding DUF4835 family protein, whose translation is MRKLIFFFLFLFSVSVLKAQELNCLVTVNYNQVQGSNTQVFKTLEKSLSEFVNQTKWTNNEVKPEERIDCAFTIIITSRDANNFNATIQVQSTRPVFGSTYASPILNLKDNDFNFKYNEFDPLIFNKNSYDSNLISTIVFYANIVLGADADTFKRNGGESSFRVAENVMLQAQQSGIASWQNVVGKQNRFLLIDSFLSPKLSAYRTATYTYHRKGLDEFSLNNGIAKQNMEEAVISLESIYNKTVGNYLIRVFFDAKADEIVNLYTDDAASRNKNRLVEIVKKISPNNNPKWKNIK
- a CDS encoding enoyl-ACP reductase FabI, whose protein sequence is MYNLLKGKKGIIFGALNENSIAWKTAQRAHEEGAEFVLTNAPASIRMGELDVLAKNTNSQIIPADATSIEDLENLIEKSMEILGGQIDFVLHSIGMSVNVRKKKAYTDPNYDFTEKGWDVSAVSFHKVLNVLYHKKAMKEWGSIVALTYMAAQRVFPDYNDMADNKAYLESIARSFGYYFGRDFKVRVNTISQSPTPTTAGNGVKGFDGFINFSEKMSPLGNASAADCADYTISLFSDLTKKVTLQNLFHDGGFSNMGVSDAVMDKFE
- a CDS encoding DNA-directed RNA polymerase subunit omega, which translates into the protein MDYKDTKAPLSTITYNKNEVEAPTQNIYEAISIIAKRANQINGDLKKELVDKLEEFATYNDSLEEVFENKEQIEVSKFYERLPKPTAMAMEEWLNGKVYFRTPETE